The Methylosinus sp. H3A DNA window CCTGGAAGCACCGGCGATTCAGTTCGTCAATTTGCTTTTTCAAGTCCACGACGTCGACGCGCCTCTTCTCGAAGTCGGCTTGTATGCTTCGAAGCTCGGAAAGGAAGTCCGGCATGTCAATCGGCATCCAAAATTGACCCCCGATCGGCGTTCAAAATTGACCCCCATTTTTCATAGGGCGGAACGCGAGCGCTCGCCCCGGCGGAGCTGGCGGGGTTGCGCAGCCGGGGCGAGTGCGTTTCGGTTCGCGATGTGATCGGGGGCGTCAGGCGCGGTTCTTGAAGCGCCAGCTTTCATTGCCGGTTTCGACGATGTCGCAATGGTGAGTGAGGCGATCGAGCAGCGCGCTGGTCATTTTCGCATCGCCGAACACGCTGGGCCATTCGCCAAAGGCGAGATTGGTGGTGACGATGATCGACGTTCGCTCGTAGAGCCGGCTGATCAGATGGAAGAGCAATTGTCCGCCCGATTGCGCAAAGGGCAGATAGCCGAGCTCGTCGAGAATGATGAAGTCCATTCTCGTGGATATTCCGCAAAGCGTCCCTGACGGCCTCCCCGCGCTTCAGTCTCGAGCCTAGTGACGAGCTCGACGGTATTGAAGAATCGGCCGCGTTTTCCTGCGCGAATGCAATTTCTGGCGATCGCTATCGAAAGATGAGTCTTCCCGTACCGGTTCCGCCGACGAGAACGCAATTACGTTGTTGGTCGAGGAAGCCGCCGCCGGCGAGATCGCGCACCAGCCCTTCATTGATCGGCGTGCCGTCGAACTGAAAGCCGTCGAAGTCCTTCGCCAGCGGCAGTTTGGCGATCGTCATCTGATATTTGATGGAGCGCGCATGCTTTTCGGCGATTTCCGCCTCGAGAAGATCGCCGACGATGCGCGGCGGCTCATGCTGCCTCTTTATGCCGCTCGACATCACCTCGTCATAGGCGTTCCTCATGCCGAAGAGCTTGAGCTCTCCCATGAGATCGAAGAGCTTGGTGCGTTCCATCAGGCTGTTCTCCTCAATTGATCATAGCGGGCGCAGTCGGCGAGCGGCATGTGCAGCAGCGTCAACGACTCGGGCGTCGGGATCGTCGGCGGTGGCGGCGGCTCGCGCCGGCGGGCGAGAATGTTGAGAATGACGTCGGCGGAATGGACGCCTTGACTGAGCGCCTCGGCGCAGGCGGCCTCCACGGCGGTCAATCCATCATCGAGGACGGCGGCCAGAATCTTGACCATCTGGCGGTCGCCATCGTCGCTGCCGGCGAGCTTGCGCCGCACGCGTTCGATCGCTCCCGGCAACACCCAGTCCTTGAAGGGCGCGCCGTTCCGCAGCGCGCCGGGCTTGCGCGCGAGAACCGGCACATAATGCCAAGGATCGAAGATTGTCGCGCCGCGTCCGAAGGCGCGAGCATGTTCGGCGACCACCCGCCCGTTTTGGCGAAAGACGACGCGGTCGGCGTAGGCGTGAATCTCGACCGGGGCGCCGACAGCGCTCGCATTGACCGAGTATTTATTATTGTCGAAGCGCACGAGGCAGGTCTTCGACACCGACGCCGTCAGCTCGTGGAATCCGTCGAACCGCCCGCGCAGCGGGACCAGCTTCGGGCGCTCTTCCTCGAACGCCTCCCAGACCGTCTTGTCCGCGATTTCTGGATGCGGATGCGCCTTGGCGTAGGTGACGCATTTATCGAGAAGCCAGGCGTTCATATCCTCATAGGTCTTGAACCGCAGGCGCGGCGTGAAGAACCGCTCCCGCGCCAGGCCGACTTGATTTTCGACCTGGCCTTTCTCCCAGCCTGAGGCCGGCGTGCAGGCGACCGGCTCGACGAGATGGTGGCTGCACATTTGCGCGAAGCGACGATTGAACTTGCGCTCCTTGCCGACGAAGATCGTCTCCACCGCCGTCTTCATATTGTCGTAGATGCCGCGCGTGCAGGCGCCCCTGAAGAAGGAAAAGGCGCGATCATGTGCGTCGAAAACCATCTCCTGCGTCTCACGCGGATAGGCGCGAACGAAAAGCATGCGGCTGTGACACAGACGCATGTGCGCGACTTTCACGGTCGTCGTCACGCCGTCGAGCAAAACGATCTCGTGGCTCCAGTCGAACTGGTAGGCTTCGCCCGGCTCGAAGCTCAGTGGCACATAGGCGGCGGCTGTCAGCGAGCCTTGCTCGCTGCGCCATTTGCGCGCGTAGCGACGCACGGCGTCATAGCCGCCCGCGTAGCCCAGCCCGCTCAGATCCTCGAAAATGCGGATTAGGGTCAGCCGCTCGCGCTGCGCCTTCTTCTCGTTCTCCGCCAGAAACTCATCGAGCTTGTCCGACCAAGGTCCGAGCTTGGGAAACGGCTGATTGTCGCGCTCGTAGGCGAAGGAGGTTGCCTCGACCGCAGCGCCTTGCGGACCGTGTTCCGTGAAATGCCCAGATCGCGAACGATCTCCTTGATCGTCTTGCCCTTGACGAAATGCTCGCGACGGATTCGTCCGATCGTCTCCACAATCAACATCCCCCACCGCCCGCCGTTTCAACCATTGCGGGCGGACTGTCCGGCCTTCACCTGAGGGGGTCAATTTTCGACGCTGATCCCCTCGTATGGGGGTCAAAGTTGCACGCCGAATAACACCGGCAATTGGCGACCGATAATGAAAGCGCCCACGACCGAGACCCAGTAGAAGAGGATCAATATCGTGGCTTGCTTGGTCGAGAGCATGTGTAAGGCCTTTAAACGGAGCGATCGAGCAGGTCGCTGTGTCGTTTCGTGGATCGACGCCGCGCACGAATTTGTTCGATGAGACCCCACCTCTCCCAATCATCTTCGTTTCCTTTGAAATCCGGTGGCGGCAGCAAATTCGCCACGGCGTCCTCGGGCGGCCGTCGATAGCTTTCGAGCACGAGATCGGCGTTTGTGATCGCTCGACCAGCATCGTCGTGGGCGACTACATCGTCGCCATCATCGGAAACGTCACGCGTTGGAGCGGCAGCCACCGACGTTGTGTCGGGCGGAGACGGCTCGTCTCCCGCCTCCTCGAGAATACCGAGATCGACGAGAAGGATTTCCGAGAACAAGCAGGCGTTCATTAATTCGATCCAAGGAGGATTAGCCTCTATGTCGTGGTCTGAATCGGGGCCGGCCGGCGGCCAAGGCGTCGACTGAAGATCTCCGAGCATCTCACGGACGGCGGGGATATCGCCGGCGCTCGGCGAAGCAGCCATGGCCGCTTGCTTTGCCGCATAGAACTCGGGCCGCGATCTCGCGCGCGCGGCCGCGACGAGCGCCTTGACGGCTGCGGTGTCGAGCGACTGCTCGAGAGGAGGGTCGACATCATCGTCGTCGCGAGCGCGCTTTGCGCGATCGGAGACGAGCGCATCTTTGCGGTTGAGCGTCTCCAAGAATCGCCACGACGGGCGAAACGAAACGACGGTTCTGGCTGAGATGATCGCCGGCCTGCCGGTCCGCGGATTTCTGCCTGGACGCTCGGATTTCGAACGCAGGAGGAAACAGCCGAAGCCGCTGAGTTTGACGTGCTTTTAATGCCGATCGCGCTAACGATTTCCGCGAACATTTTCATCGATTTTCTTGGCGTCGTCGCGAGTGATTTTAGGGACCGCGTGGTATGCGGCGGCGGCCAGCGTATCGCGCGTAACAGTGTTCGACTTCTTCATCGTGAAAAGACTGCTCCTATGAGGCCGCTCGCGGCGGACTTATCTGAATTTCCAGCCGGGATCTTGTAGCCAGGTTCGTAAGTCGCTTTTCCTTCCTTGATCGGCACGCGCCAGACTGTGCGGCCACTGGGGTAGCAATTCAGATTTGCGTTGGTGAGACGTTGATGTCCGAGCTCGCGGCTGTTGGCTGCGAAGCGGCGCTCGGCAATGGATCGCTGGACGCGATCGTAGGTGTGCCGGTGTCTTGTGTAGGCGATTGGGGGCAATCGTTCTGGCCAGATTTCTGATTAGAACATCCAGAAGCATTGATCTTGTTTTGAATGGCGTTACCCATGAACAAATGCTCTGCCCGTTTCCATCGAGGTTTGCAGTTCGGTTCGCAAGCGTTGCGCGTGTTGCTCGAACACCGCCATTTCCTAGGCTCGGGCACTGCCCAGACGCCTGAAGGGAAGCCAAGTCTTTTGAACAAATAAGAGAACCAAATTGCGCGCAAGCTGCGACGGTTCCTTGCGTGACCGTATAGCCGTTGATGGACTGCCCGACTTGGGAGTTGAGTGTGTTGAAGGCGTTGCCTTGCGATGAAGGCCCGGCTTGCTGAGCCAGATATCGACCTGTTGTTGAAGAGACAAATTGAGATACTGGCTCGACGACATTCCTGCGGGAAGATTGCCACTCGTAAGCTGCAAGACTCCGAAATTGTTTCCGTTCGAGGCGCAGGTGTTCCCCCCGGACTCTGCGACGGCGGCGCCGCCCCATGTGCATGAGCTACTTTTCAATGCGTCGTCAGCATACGATGAATTTTGTATAGCTTCCGAGATCTGCGCCGCATTGTAAGTGGCACAAGCAAACGCTGAACCGGAAGACAGGAGACACGCCATCATCAAAGCCGAAGCGCTGTGAGAGAATGTTTTCATTGTCGCGTCCCGGCTATTGCAGATTAATTGGGTCGCGCTGCCCGACTTCTCCGTCGTACACGACATCCGGGATCAGACGATGCGATTCCCGATCGAAAGTGACGACTGTTTTGTATTTTTGATTCTGGTTTGAGCTGGCGTCGAAACCGTACGTGCCACGCACGGCGATAACCGGAAATTCCGGTAGCTGTTTGAGGATACGCAGTGAGCCTGCCCGAACTTCCGCGACTCGTGCAGGACAGTCTATTTCGTGGGAATGGCCTGCGCAGTGGCGCATCGAAAATTGAGCGCGGAGACCACGAGCGTTCGATCGCCGTCCTTGAAAGACGTCGTAAAAACCTCCGTAGACATTGGAAGCTTCAAGTTCGGCGTGATTCGGCGAAGTGCTTCACGCTGCTTGACTAAGTCCGGCAGTTTGTCCTGCCAGATTTGCAACTGGATATCGCTCTCGGGTCGAGCGACGAGGTTCAAATCCTGTGCAAGAAGACGATGCTTTTGTGCCTCTTCGGCGACGACGTTGGATGAGCCAAAAGTGGCGAGGATCAGACATGTCGAGGCGATGCACATAGCGAAACTCCTTCCAGAATTTCGGCGGCGTCGGCCATCGGCTTGGCGCGCGGTCAAGGCGCGCGGAGCGCGCCCACAGGGTCGCCTTGACGGCGCACGGGGCGATGGCAGGCTGCAAAATCGAAATCGAAGGGATGATGGCAGTCGCGTCGAAACATGATCGTCCTCCGAGCGCTCGGCGGCAAAAACGGCCGAGAAATAGCACGGGAGGCGATTCAACGCACGCGCAGAAATTTTAGTGGAGGATCAGGAGGCGTGGGCGAGCTGACGATCCTCATATTCGGCGGCGAAATCCTCGGCTCCGGTCTCGGGCGTCGCGATGTCGACGAGGAGGCGCGGATGCGCGGCGGCGAAGCGGTTGGCGCAGGCGATGCCGGGGCGTCGGGGTCGGCGAAGACGGTGACGCGCTTGACGCTCGCAGGAATGGCGATCTTCAGCAGGCGTTCCGTTCCGAGGGTCGCCCAGGTGGGAACCGCGCGCATCAACATGGCGGCCCAGGCGGTTTCGAAGCCTTCGGCGACGCCGAGATGATTGGCGAGAGGGGCGAGCCGGAGCGCGCCGACGCCGAGCGGGCCAATGGTACGGCGGGGTTCGTCCACGTCGGCTTTGCGTCGGCCGCCGGGATGGAGAAAGGTGAGCTGGACGGCGACGATTTCGCGCGAAGGCGCCTGAGCGGCGGCGACCAGGCAGGGGAAGCGTTCGCACCGGGAATATGGGTAGCCGGGCAGAAAGCGGATCGTGGGCGGGGGCGCGGCGCGAAAGCCTCTGGCCTGCAGATAGGTTTCCGCGATGGTGCCGGCGACGGGCCTTGCGGCGCGCCAGATGGCGCGGGCGCCTTCCGAGGTCGTCCTGTTCTTGCTCGTTGCGGGGGCGGCTCTCTCCGCGGGAGGCGGAGGCGCGGAAAGATCGAGCTTATCGATCTGAGCGCGCACGTCTGCGGGGGCGCATCCTGCGAAGCAATGATAGACGAGGCCTCGATCTCCATCGGAGAGCGCGAGCGAGGGCCGAAGGTCGCCGCGTCCCTTTCCATGCTGAGGCACTGGGCAGCGGCATAGATAACCGGCGCCGGTCGAATGGCCACGAAGGCGCAGCGCAATGTCTTTTGCTGTCATGTCTTCACCTGCTTCAAGTCTGTCTTGTCGAAATCATTCCCCTTGAAGAGAATCGGCTCCCGGTAGGCCTTGGCGACGGCATAGGCGAAGCAATCGCCGAGATTGAGGTCGGCCGGATGCGCGACGACGCGGCCGTAATTGGCGGCGGCGTCGACGGCCTTTTGGCCGATGCCGGCGAGGATGCCGACTTCGTTGGCCTCGACTTCTTCGAGCAGCGCGTCGACGCTCTGGATCGCGAGGGCGATGGCTTCGGCGCTGGTTTTCACTTTGCGCCGTTTCGCGCGCGAGGCGGCGAGCGAGACGATGGCCTCGAAGCGGGCGATGGGCGACACGAGCACTTTTCTCGAATGCTGCTCGATCGCATTCTCAAAGACTCGGCCTCTGGCTCTTCGTTGAGGATGGCGACGATCGCGGAAGCGTCGAGGAACATCACACGCCCCACATTTCGTTGGTGAAGGCCTTCATGTCGAAGGCGGGGTCAGGCTCGCCGATGTCGGCGGCGATCAGCTTGGCGCGAGCGAGCCGCTCGCCGAGGGCTTGCTCTTGCGGCTTCGGGCGAGCTCGTTTTCGAGCGCCCGGCGAACGGCTTCGGTCTTGCTCGGCGCGCCGGTGGCTTCCTGCACCTGGGCGGCGAGCTTATCGACGGCGTCGTCTTTGATGTAGAGCGGCATGGCGGTATATCCTTTTCGGAATATCCTTATATCCTAAAATGAATATACCAGCAATGCGCCCGCGCCCCGCAGAGACGGCGCGCGGGCGCAGGCTCCGGCCGAGGACGCGGGGGAGGACGCGCCGGAACCGAACTGCGGGCAGCACTATACATTATACTGATAGGTTCGAGAACGCCGCAGATCGTCAGCTTTGCAGGACGGAAAGCGGCAGGTCTTCGAGCTCGAGCTTGAAGCCGGAGGCGGGCGCCGATGATGACGTTGACGCCCATAGCGTCGGCGGGCGCGGGCTCGATGTCGGTGAACTGAGATACGGACGGGGCGGGCGACACGGATCGCCGACGCGAAATGTTCGATGGGGCGGAGCGGTTCCTCAACGGCGCCGTTGCGGGCTTCGGCAAGGATCACGGCGCGGCCGGCGTAGGGCTGAGGAGAGCTGTGCGGGACGTACCACAGGCCTGTCACTGGAGCGAGTAAGGCCTCTTCGTCGAGGTGGACGAAGTGCCGATCGTCGATCCAGACGCGATCGAGCAATTTGCAGCCGATATGGTGGCGCAGGGCGGCGCCGACATTGGAGGGGTTGAGCCGCACCTTGCAGATTGTCGCGGCGGTCGGATCGATCAGATAGGCGGTGAGCATGGCGATGTCTCGCAAAATTCGGGATTGGCGGGGGCGAGCGGCGGCGCGAGGCCGCCGCGTTTGGCGTCATGCGTCGATGAGCGCGAGCGCCTGCTTGCGGCAGCGCTCGGCGGCTTCTGTGAGGCTCGCGCGTGCGAGGCCGGCGAGGCGCGACTGCGGCCAAGTGGCGATTTTCGCGA harbors:
- a CDS encoding type II toxin-antitoxin system VapB family antitoxin codes for the protein MPLYIKDDAVDKLAAQVQEATGAPSKTEAVRRALENELARSRKSKPSASGSLAPS
- a CDS encoding PIN domain-containing protein, encoding MSPIARFEAIVSLAASRAKRRKVKTSAEAIALAIQSVDALLEEVEANEVGILAGIGQKAVDAAANYGRVVAHPADLNLGDCFAYAVAKAYREPILFKGNDFDKTDLKQVKT
- a CDS encoding toprim domain-containing protein, whose translation is MTAKDIALRLRGHSTGAGYLCRCPVPQHGKGRGDLRPSLALSDGDRGLVYHCFAGCAPADVRAQIDKLDLSAPPPPAERAAPATSKNRTTSEGARAIWRAARPVAGTIAETYLQARGFRAAPPPTIRFLPGYPYSRCERFPCLVAAAQAPSREIVAVQLTFLHPGGRRKADVDEPRRTIGPLGVGALRLAPLANHLGVAEGFETAWAAMLMRAVPTWATLGTERLLKIAIPASVKRVTVFADPDAPASPAPTASPPRIRASSSTSRRPRPEPRISPPNMRIVSSPTPPDPPLKFLRVR